One Pyrus communis chromosome 4, drPyrComm1.1, whole genome shotgun sequence genomic region harbors:
- the LOC137730980 gene encoding LOW QUALITY PROTEIN: myosin-1-like (The sequence of the model RefSeq protein was modified relative to this genomic sequence to represent the inferred CDS: substituted 2 bases at 2 genomic stop codons), whose translation MLQKTRAPPSFQSIKSLPGDFRFSGLPASDRFGKSNDGKLGNSNVISSSIPENGGFEGVEGSSRPFGDLEQVDDSPYGRNTISIEDRPLRGDEDLDYVAPFMPSISSSHRESRWGDANPYAVKKKLQSWFQLPNGNWELGRILSTSGVQSVISLPNDKVVTVKTEDLVSANPDILDGVDDLMQLSYLNEPSVLYNLQYRYNQDMIYTKAGPVLVAVNPFKRVSLYGNEYIEAYKRKAVENPHVYAIADTAIREMVRDEVNQSIIISGESGAGKTETAKIAMQYLATLGGGSGIEHEILKTNPILEAFGNAKTLRNDNSSRFGKLIEIHFSETGKISAANIQTFFHTSALSNXNFXQSRVVQCTEGERSYHIFYQLCAGAPPALREMLNLKSADEYQYLKQSNCYSITGVNDAEEFSVVKEALDVVHINKEDQQSVFAMLAAVLWLGNISFSVIDNENHVEPVEDEGLFNVAKLIGCGVDELKLALSTRKMRVGNDSIVQKLTQSQAIDTRDALSKSIYACLFEWLVEQINKSLAVGKRRTGRSISILDIYGFESFDRNSFEQFCINYANERLQQHFNRHLFKLEQDEYIQDGIDWTKVEFEDNQDCLGLFEKRPLGLLSLLDEESTFPNGTDLTFANKLKQHLSSNSCFKGERGKLFAVSHYAGEVSYDTTGFLEKNRDLLHLDSIQLLSSCSCHLPQIFASSMLNRPEKPLVGPLYKVGGGVDSQKLSVATKFKSQLFLLMKRLENTTPHFIRCIKPNNLQSPGLYEQGLVLQQLRCCGVLEVVRISRSGFPTRMSHQKFARRYGFLLLENVASQDPLSVSVAILHQFNILPEMYQVGYTKLFFRTGQIGVLEDTRNRTLHGILRVQSCFRGHQARCYLKELRRGITTLQSFIRGQKTRKEYSILLERHRAAVVIQKQVKSRFARKKFNNIYDASIVIQSVLRGWLVRRCSGSIGLLKPGSTKANESDDVLVKASFLAELQRRVLKAEAGLREKEEENDILHQRLQQYESRWSEYEQKMKSMEEVWQKQMRSLQSSLSIAKKSLAIDDSERNSDASVNASDDREYSWDTGSNHRGQDSNGVRPMSAGLSVISRLTEEFDQRSQVFGDDAKFLVEVKSGQVEASLNPDRELRRLKQMFEAWKKDYGARLRETKVILHKIGNEEGGSADRVKKKWWGRRNSSRIN comes from the exons GGCCCTTAAGGGGTGATGAAGACTTGGATTATGTTGCTCCATTTATGCCTTCAATATCTTCATCCCATAGGGAAAGTAGGTGGGGTGACGCCAATCCTTATGCTGTGAAGAAG AAGCTTCAATCTTGGTTCCAACTGCCAAATGGGAATTGGGAACTGGGGAGAATATTGTCGACCTCAGGCGTTCAATCTGTTATATCACTCCCTAACGATAAA GTTGTAACAGTAAAAACTGAAGATTTGGTTTCAGCTAATCCAGATATCCTTGATGGTGTGGATGATCTCATGCAACTTAGTTACCTAAATGAGCCATCAGTGTTGTACAATCTTCAGTATAGATACAATCAAGATATGATTTAT ACAAAAGCAGGACCAGTGTTGGTTGCTGTCAATCCCTTTAAGAGAGTTTCTTTATATGGGAATGAATACATTGAAGCATACAAACGTAAAGCCGTTGAAAATCCACATGTGTATGCCATTGCAGACACAGCCATTCGGGAAATGGTTCGAG atGAAGTAAATCAGTCTATAATCATAAG TGGGGAAAGTGGAGCAGGAAAAACTGAAACTGCAAAGATAGCAATGCAATATCTGGCTACACTtggaggtggaagtggaatagagcatgaaattttgaaaactaatcCTATACTGGAAGCCTTTGGTAATGCGAAAACATTGAGAAATGACAACTCAAGTCGCTTT GGAAAATTGATTGAAATCCATTTCAGTGAAACTGGAAAAATTTCTGCTGCCAATATTCAAACTT TTTTTCATACAAGTGCATTGTCTAATTGAAACTTTTAACAGTCTAGAGTGGTCCAATGCACTGAAGGAGAAAGGTCCTATCATATATTTTATCAGCTTTGTGCTGGAGCTCCTCCTGCTCTTAGAG AGATGCTGAACTTGAAGAGTGCAGATGAGTATCAATATCTGAAGCAAAGCAATTGTTATTCCATTACTGGGGTTAATGATGCTGAAGAATTCAGTGTGGTGAAG GAAGCTCTAGATGTTGTCCATATAAACAAGGAAGACCAACAAAGTGTATTTGCAATGCTTGCTGCAGTTTTGTGGCTGGGAAACATCTCATTTAGTGTGATTGATAACGAAAATCATGTTGAACCTGTAGAAGATGAAG GTCTGTTCAATGTCGCAAAATTGATTGGATGTGGTGTGGATGAACTTAAGCTTGCTTTATCGACTCGAAAAATGAGAGTTGGTAATGACAGTATCGTCCAGAAGCTAACGCAATCACAG GCCATCGACACAAGAGATGCTTTGTcaaagtcaatttatgcatgttTGTTTGAGTGGTTGGttgaacaaattaacaaatcacttGCAGTAGGAAAACGGCGTACTGGCAGATCTATCAGCATTCTTGATATCTATGGTTTTGAATCATTTGAT AGAAATAGTTTTGAACAGTTCTGCATTAATTATGCAAATGAGAGATTGCAACAACACTTCAATCGTCACTTATTCAAGTTAGAGCAGGAT GAATATATCCAAGACGGAATTGATTGGACAAAAGTTGAATTTGAAGACAACCAAGATTGTCTTGGTCTTTTCGAAAAG AGACCGTTGGGATTACTGTCTCTGTTAGATGAGGAGTCCACCTTCCCAAATGGTACTGATTTGACCTTTGCCAACAAGCTCAAGCAACATCTGAGCTCTAATTCTTGTTTCAAAGGAGAACGAGGCAAATTGTTTGCTGTCAGTCATTATGCAGGAGAG GTTTCATATGACACAACAGGATTTTTGGAAAAGAACAGGGACTTGCTGCATTTAGATTCTATTCAGCTTCTTTCCTCATGCTCATGCCACCTTCCTCAGATATTTGCATCTAGTATGCTTAATCGACCTGAGAAGCCTTTAGTTGGTCCCTTGTATAAAGTAGGTGGTGGAGTAGACTCCCAGAAGCTGAGTGTTGCAACAAAATTTAAG AGTCAATTGTTCCTATTGATGAAACGTCTAGAAAACACCACTCCACATTTCATACGTTGTATCAAGCCCAACAATCTTCAATCCCCTGGACTATATGAGCAAGGACTTGTACTGCAGCAGCTGAGATGTTGTGGAGTTCTAGAAGTGGTTCGAATATCAAGATCTGGCTTTCCTACCAGAATGTCACACCAGAAGTTTGCAAGAAG ATATGGTTTTCTTCTGCTGGAGAATGTTGCATCGCAGGATCCACTTAGTGTTTCAGTTGCTATTCTTCATCAGTTCAACATATTACCAGAGATGTATCAAGTGGGCTATACAAAGTTATTTTTCCGAACTGGACAG ATTGGGGTGCTTGAGGACACCAGAAACCGTACACTCCATGGTATTTTACGTGTTCAAAGCTGCTTTAGAGGACACCAAGCTCGGTGTTACCTCAAGGAGCTGAGGAGAGGAATCACCACTCTCCAGTCAT TTATCAGGGGACAGAAAACCAGGAAGGAGTACTCAATATTACTAGAGAGGCATAGAGCTGCTGTTGTCATACAAAAGCAGGTGAAAAGCAGGTTTGCAAGGAAGAAATTCAACAACATTTATGATGCATCAATCGTGATACAATCAG TTCTTCGTGGCTGGTTGGTCAGAAGATGCTCAGGAAGTATAGGATTGTTGAAGCCCGGAAGCACGAAG GCTAACGAGTCAGATGATGTGCTGGTAAAGGCATCTTTCCTTGCTGAATTACAGCGCCGCGTTCTTAAGGCTGAAGCTGGCCTGCgagagaaggaagaggagaatGACATCCTCCACCAACGTCTCCAACAGTATGAGAGCCGTTGGTCGGAATATGAGCAGAAAATGAAATCCATGGAAGAAGTATGGCAGAAACAAATGAGATCCCTACAATCCAGCCTCTCAATTGCAAAGAAGAGCTTAGCCATTGATGATTCCGAGAGAAATTCTGATGCATCAGTGAATGCAAGTGATGACCGTGAGTACAGTTGGGATACAGGAAGTAACCATAGAGGCCAAGATAGCAATGGGGTGAGACCAATGAGTGCAGGTTTGAGCGTCATAAGCCGGTTAACTGAAGAGTTCGATCAGAGGAGTCAAGTTTTTGGCGACGATGCCAAGTTCTTGGTGGAGGTAAAGTCTGGTCAAGTGGAAGCGAGTCTGAATCCAGACCGAGAGCTAAGAAGGTTGAAGCAGATGTTTGAGGCTTGGAAGAAGGATTACGGGGCAAGACTAAGGGAGACAAAGGTGATTTTGCATAAGATTGGAAATGAAGAGGGAGGCAGTGCTGACAGGGTGAAAAAGAAGTGGTGGGGAAGGCGGAACAGCTCGAGGATTAATTAA